From the genome of Aricia agestis chromosome 9, ilAriAges1.1, whole genome shotgun sequence, one region includes:
- the LOC121730245 gene encoding uncharacterized protein LOC121730245, producing the protein MADEPASQLRRRRISGNPNFQLNLDAGYHISEGLSQGTPSPSYSKLTPSATPSSSRLLQEFKNKAQSFDVQIEECEEEEIIIESDDEGEDTATGVTADRPVTPTPVQDFGTNVVYLEGPQTSDFLKVNAIEHDCYTDVSDADSEGENEP; encoded by the exons ATGGCGGACGAGCCAGCGAGTCAGCTGCGCAGACGGCGTATATCCGGGAACCCCAACTTCCAGCTTAACCTGGACGCCGGGTACCACATCAGCGAGGGTCTCTCCCAGGGTACACCTTCTCCCAGCTACTCCAAGCTGACCCCATCAGCTACACCCAGCTCGTCACGGCTGCTGCAGGAGTTTAAGAACAAAGCGCAATCTTTTGATGTACAG ATAGAAGAATGCGAAGAAGAGGAGATAATAATCGAGAGCGACGATGAAGGCGAGGACACAGCGACGGGCGTGACCGCCGACCGGCCCGTCACGCCCACACCTGTACAGGACTTCGGGACAAACGTCGTGTATTTAGAAG GACCCCAAACGAGTGATTTCCTGAAAGTGAACGCGATCGAACACGACTGCTACACTGACGTCTCAGATGCCGACTCGGAGGGGGAGAACGAACCGTAA